In Dioscorea cayenensis subsp. rotundata cultivar TDr96_F1 chromosome 11, TDr96_F1_v2_PseudoChromosome.rev07_lg8_w22 25.fasta, whole genome shotgun sequence, a single genomic region encodes these proteins:
- the LOC120271596 gene encoding uncharacterized protein LOC120271596, translating to MIGRADIEGSKSNVAMNAWLPQASYPCGNFSDTSSFKSRRAKGSIGHAFTVRIRTGNQNQTSFYPFVPHEISVLVELILGHLRYLLTDVPPQPNSPPDNVFRPDRPRAGRGLGAKGGAEPRLRSTE from the coding sequence ATGATAGGAAGAGCCGACATCGAAGGATCAAAAAGCAACGTCGCTATGAACGCTTGGCTGCCACAAGCCAGTTATCCCTGTGGTAACTTTTCTGACACCTCTAGCTTCAAATCCCGAAGGGCTAAAGGATCGATAGGCCACGCTTTCACGGTTCGTATTCGTACTGGAAATCAGAATCAAACGAGCTTTTACCCTTTTGTTCCACACGAGATTTCTGTTCTCGTTGAGCTCATCTTAGGACACCTGCGTTATCTTTTAACAGATGTGCCGCCCCAGCCAAACTCCCCACCTGACAATGTCTTCCGCCCGGATCGGCCGCGCGCGGGGCGCGGCCTTGGAGCAAAAGGAGGGGCGGAGCCCCGCCTCCGGTCCACGGAATAA